The proteins below come from a single Yamadazyma tenuis chromosome 5, complete sequence genomic window:
- the SRR1 gene encoding sensitivity to red-light reduced protein (COG:T; EggNog:ENOG503Q3RC) — protein sequence MSSMSSHSSHSAEQNIKHSTILSPINQSPLVPNYTAYKFLIVDDNLINLKILYKILNKLFPKALIVKLNNSSTVLKLVEQEKFDLIFLDIEMPPINGIEISKRIRSTKKFNRMGLIAVTTRSTEKDMKIYKKIGIDFTFKKPLNCNLNLILNNIEIILNFRKNKKD from the coding sequence ATGAGTTCCATGTCGCTGCACTCATCCCACTCGGCTGAACAGAACATCAAACATCTGACAATTCTCAGCCCCATTAACCAGAGCCCGTTGGTGCCTAACTACACTGCCTATAAGTTTCTTATAGTGGATGATaatctcatcaacttaAAGATTCTCTACAAGattctcaacaagttgtttcCCAAGGCGTTGAtagtcaagttgaacaataGTTCCACCGTGTTGAAGCTCGTGGAGCAGGAGAAGTTTgacttgattttcttggataTCGAAATGCCTCCTATAAACGGTATCGAGATTTCAAAGAGAATCAGAAgcaccaagaagtttaaCCGCATGGGGTTGATTGCTGTCACCACTCGGTCCACCGAGAAGGACATGAAGATTTACAAGAAGATTGGAATCGACTTTACTTTCAAAAAGCCTTTGAACTGCAACTTAAACTTGATACTTAACAACATAGAAATCATTCTTAATTTCCGGAAAAATAAGAAGGATTAA
- a CDS encoding uncharacterized protein (COG:T; EggNog:ENOG503NVGV) — protein MKDDSKSSLKHFFKANSVGSHSGDGDDRSYRFFLKKRDTQDSTASSLENSSSIESTNTTGSEKKASHVSLKRFLKKFKHDDKDKDKRRTHFLPSHSTSELYRKYTTGKFLGAGASGSVSLVHLKTDPSKVYAVKKFRAKLTNESESDYKVKVNNEFKIGEVLDHENLIKTTEMIKDQSTVFGAIDYYIIMEYCKYDFFNLVMSGLMNLEEINCYFRQIVNGVGYLHSMGLAHRDLKLDNCVVNEDGILKLIDFGSSVQFRKPIPEDVTPAHIIESDEQKYQLVMSTGVVGSDPYLSPEVFSQAEPGEERGYDSRKVDVWSIGIIYCCMILRRFPWKIPKLSDPSYRSFVKDNEKIFKLLPEESVPLISKLLKPVDERCLITDVLEDEFVETISACTRASTSNTHKHNLVTEEELEQINKEKEMIKKLQNTGIA, from the coding sequence ATGAAAGACGACAGTAAGTCTTCATTGAAgcatttcttcaaagccAATCTGGTAGGTTCTCACAGTGGTGACGGCGACGATCGTAGCTACcggttcttcttgaaaaaaagAGATACCCAGGACTCCACCGCCAGTTCACTTGAAAATTCCTCATCTATTgaatccacaaataccaCCGGCAGTGAAAAAAAAGCTAGCCATGTATCGTTGAAGCGGTTTCTTAAGAAGTTCAAGCATGATGACAAAGACAAGGACAAGAGACGTACGCACTTTTTGCCACTGCATTCTACCAGTGAATTGTATCGAAAGTATACCACTGGAAAGTTTCTAGGAGCTGGAGCTTCGGGCTCAGTCAGCTTGGTACACCTTAAAACCGATCCTTCGAAGGTGTACGCCGTCAAGAAGTTTCGGGCCAAGCTCACGAACGAATCGGAACTGGACTATAAAGTTAAGGTGAATAACGAGTTCAAAATCGGCGAGGTGTTGGACCATgagaatttgatcaaaaccaCCGAGATGATCAAGGATCAAAGCACCGTGTTTGGAGCGATCGACTACTACATCATCATGGAGTACTGTAAGtatgactttttcaacttggtgatgtcggggttgatgaacttggaagagaTCAACTGCTATTTCCGCCAAATCGTTAATGGGGTCGGATATTTGCACTCCATGGGATTGGCCCACcgagacttgaagttggacaacTGTGTGGTGAATGAAGATgggatcttgaagttgattgactttGGCTCTTCTGTCCAATTTCGAAAGCCGATCCCAGAAGACGTTACTCCGGCCCATATTATCGAGAGTGATGAGCAAAAATAtcagttggtgatgtcgaCCGGGGTGGTAGGAAGCGACCCATACTTGAGCCCAGAGGTGTTCTCCCAAGCAGAGCCAGGTGAAGAACGGGGCTATGACTCCAGAAAGGTGGATGTTTGGTCTATTGGCATTATATACTGCTGTATGATCTTGCGCAGATTTCCCTGGAAAATCCCCAAGCTTCTGGACCCAAGTTACCGGCTGTTTGTTAAAGATAACGAGaagatcttcaagcttttgCCGGAGGAGTCGGTTCCTTTGATATCGAAGCTTTTGAAGCCGGTGGATGAAAGATGCTTGATCACCGATGTGTTGGAGgatgagtttgtggagacCATCAGTGCTTGCACAAGGGCCAGCACTCTGAACACGCACAAACACAACTTGGTAACGGAGGAGGAATTAGAGCAGATAAATAAGGAGAAGgagatgatcaagaagctcCAGAACACGGGAATAGCATGA
- the MAM3 gene encoding cell agglutination protein Mam3 (EggNog:ENOG503NW0Y; COG:S) produces the protein MSVKPSLSSYHARPVTLSGGSPVSGSILSRLMLVFTQMPKLVSALPIGIRSINHVKTQKHPALTAEQFYLNLAISATLVLLGGVFAGLTIGLMGQDEVYLKVMATSGDAHERKHARKVLRLIGKGKHWVLITLLLSNVITNETLPIVLDRCLGGGWPAVVASTASIVVFGEIIPQSICVRYGLEVGAYCSPFVLILMYVMYPIAFPIAMLLDHILGEDHGTVYKKSGLKTLVTLHKTMGVERLNEDEVTIISAVLDLKEKPVGTIMTPMDRVFTMSANTILDEKTVEEIFNAGFSRIPIHVPGESMNFIGMLLVRVLISYDPEDALPVASFPLATLPETGTDTSCLNILNYFQEGKSHMIVVSSHPGEPFGALGVLTLEDVIEELIGEEIVDESDVYIDINKNIKRTQPGPLAKRNLTSYLHTLYQRSSNGSKRNSLDNTRPSMDHPPPGDGGSPVHRVISKSEYQSRGGALLSNNSSILPALDSSKTWMPINPAANPLETSKSFVTIKRPDIEGVRNSVLQSPRSTPAHDEALDGPDYGVVHTTEEGAISHQKAISNNNGNGDHKFLLPSEREADISDFQHRLSLPENGEISHQKHYRTGGIIESVINVKGVHKTIIENVSDEDRDFEFDESEDRRLLGSRKNSTLKHR, from the coding sequence ATGTCTGTGAAGCCCCTGCTATCTTCTTATCATGCTAGACCCGTAACCTTGTCCGGCGGCTCGCCCGTGTCGGGCTCTATTCTTTCCAGATTAATGCTTGTGTTCACGCAAATGCCCAAGCTCGTTAGTGCATTACCCATTGGCATCCGCTCCATCAACCACGTGAAAACCCAGAAGCACCCGGCGTTGACAGCCGAACAGTTttacttgaacttggccatTTCTGCCACCCTTGTGCTCTTGGGTGGAGTATTTGCTGGTCTTACCATCGGATTGATGGGCCAAGATGAGGTGTATTTGAAGGTGATGGCCACCTCGGGAGACGCCCACGAACGGAAACACGCCCGCAAGGTGCTTCGTTTGATTGGCAAAGGAAAGCACTGGGTGTTAATTACGTTGTTATTGTCCAAcgtcatcaccaatgaaACATTACCCATTGTGCTCGACCGGTGCTTGGGGGGTGGATGGCCCGCGGTGGTGGCATCCACTGCGTCCATCGTGGTGTTTGGCGAGATCATCCCCCAGAGTATCTGTGTGCGTTACGGCTTGGAAGTCGGCGCCTACTGCTCGCCgtttgtgttgattttgatgtaCGTGATGTACCCAATTGCGTTCCCAATAGCCATGCTTTTAGACCACATTTTGGGGGAAGACCACGGAACCGTGTACAAAAAAAGTGGCTTGAAAACCTTGGTGACGTTGCACAAAACCATGGGGGTGGAGCGATTAAACGAGGATGAGGTCACCATCATTAGTGCggttttggacttgaaagaaaaacCTGTTGGCACTATCATGACGCCGATGGATCGCGTCTTTACCATGAGTGCCAACACCATCTTGGACGAGAAAACGGTGGAGGAAATCTTCAACGCCGGCTTTTCAAGAATCCCCATCCACGTACCAGGAGAGCTGATGAACTTCATTGGAATGTTATTGGTGCGAGTACTCATCAGCTATGACCCCGAGGATGCGTTACCGGTGGCCTCGTTCCCGTTGGCCACCTTACCGGAAACCGGCACCGATACCTCTTGTctcaacatcttgaactATTTCCAAGAAGGAAAGAGTCACATGATTGTGGTGAGCAGCCATCCTGGAGAACCCTTTGGGGCTCTTGGGGTGCTTACGTTGGAAGAtgtcattgaagaattgattGGAGAAGAGATTGTCGACGAAAGTGACGTCTATATCgacatcaacaaaaacatcaaaagAACCCAGCCAGGACCTTTGGCCAAACGCAATCTCACCAGCTACTTGCACACGTTATACCAACGGAGCAGCAACGGTTCCAAGCGTAACTCATTGGACAACACCCGTCCATCCATGGACCATCCTCCACCCGGTGATGGGGGTAGTCCTGTGCATCGGGTCATCAGCAAGTCTGAGTACCAGAGCCGTGGTGGAGCCCTTCTCTCCAACAACAGCAGTATTCTTCCGGCCTTGGACTCCAGCAAAACGTGGATGCCCATCAACCCTGCGGCCAACCCGTTGGAAACATCCAAGCTGTTTGTGACGATCAAGAGACCCGATATCGAGGGCGTAAGAAACTCGGTTCTCCAGAGCCCCCGAAGTACTCCTGCCCACGACGAGGCGCTAGACGGGCCGGACTACGGGGTGGTACATACTACTGAGGAAGGAGCTATAAGTCATCAAAAGGCCATTAGTAACAATAACGGCAACGGGGACCACAAATTCTTGCTCCCAAGCGAGCGGGAAGCAGACATCTCGGACTTCCAGCATCGTCTCTCGTTGCCGGAAAACGGTGAGATCAGTCACCAGAAACACTACCGGACCGGAGGAATCATTGAGTCTGTCATTAACGTTAAAGGAGTTCATAAAACCATCATTGAGAATGTTAGCGACGAAGACCGTGATTTTGAGTTCGATGAGTCTGAAGACCGTCGTCTCTTGGGAAGTCGTAAGAACTCAACCCTCAAGCACCGGTAG
- a CDS encoding uncharacterized protein (EggNog:ENOG503P1YN; COG:S), which produces MTDITPTSSKKLTSRLSQALESGAQEGPIVLTDSEDEDEFVKKYGDIDFQYIKRPRTSFWFTRPHALNYFQDGVLYRTKGERSSTKTELFLDLMYVGIIANLAGDATEHAGWGALLKYILLFVAVWTVWCDIKDFTNYYYNEDLSQKVYILWILALLTVFCNNQTQILANRSGAAFVVGPYILCRVSLALGLFVYTFWIPEHRVQQRVYSATIMVTSCLWIIVVFVGTRAKIGLAVAIMVLENVCFVTCFTPWFKRQLGLTTSTALNIEHEVERFSVFVTIAIGEFLYKIVAGGDLDLGFQVHLWRGLLLLVDAYVLFWIYSYGSMARRATHALRHSAFRAVSWIYLHLPLVASIVLAADAGGDLVSINETKEAEEAEEAVDITAVKFFFTGGLCVALVSMGLLGLTDDPKDPPETYIVGRFWRVVFRIPVGVIVLVLPFGDLGITGIMGVATILMVVLLVWESLFACILL; this is translated from the exons ATGACAGATATCACGCCAACATCGAGTAAAAAACTCACCTCCAGACTCTCGCAGGCACTTGAGTCGGGAGCACAAGAAGGCCCTATTGTCCTCACGGACTcggaagatgaagacgaattTGTCAAAAAGTATGGGGACATCGACTTCCAATATATCAAACGGCCCCGAACTTCGTTCTGGTTCACCCGCCCACACGCCCTCAACTACTTCCAAGACGGAGTGTTGTACCGCACCAAGGGTGAACGGCTGTCCACCAAAACAgagttgtttttggacttgatgtACGTGGGGATCATCGCTAACTTAGCGGGGGATGCCACTGAGCACGCTGGCTGGGGCGCTTTATTGAAGTATattttgttgtttgtggcGGTGTGGACCGTGTGGTGCGACATCAAGGACTTCACCAACTACTACTACAACGAGGACTTGAGCCAAAAGGTATATATCTTGTGGATTTTGGCACTATTGACGGTATTTTGCAATAACCAAACACAGATATTGGCCAACCGACTGGGAGCTGCGTTTGTGGTTGGGCCATATATTTTGTGCCGGGTGTCATTGGCATTGGGTCTATTTGTGTACACCTTTTGGATTCCCGAGCACCGGGTGCAGCAGCGGGTCTACAGTGCCACCATTATGGTGACGTCGTGCCTCTGGATCATCGTGGTGTTTGTGGGCACCCGGGCCAAAATCGGCTTGGCGGTAGCCATCATGGTGTTGGAGAACGTGTGCTTCGTTACCTGCTTCACACCGTGGTTCAAGCGTCAGTTGGGATTGACAACCTCCACCGCCTTGAACATCGAACACGAAGTCGAGCGGTTCTCGGTGTTTGTGACCATTGCCATCGGGGAGTTTTTGTATAAGATTGTGGCTGGTGGtgacttggacttgggaTTCCAAGTCCATTTGTGGCGAGGGTTATTATTGTTGGTGGACGCCTACGTGTTGTTTTGGATCTATAGCTACGGGTCGATGGCTCGTCGGGCCACGCATGCGTTGAGGCACTCGGCGTTCCGAGCAGTTCTGTGGATCTATTTGCACTTGCCGTTAGTAGCCTCCATTGTGTTGGCAGCCGATGCCGGAGGAGACTTGGTGCTGATCAACGAGACGAAGGAAGCGGAGGAAGCGGAGGAAGCGGTCGACATCACCGccgtcaagttcttctttacCGGCGGGTTGTGTGTGGCATTGGTATCGATGGGGTTATTGGGGTTGACAGATGATCCCAAGGATCCGCCCGAAACCTATATAGTGGGACGGTTTTGGCGGGTGGTGTTTCGGATTCCGGTGGGGGTGATTGTGTTGGTGTTGCCGTTTGGCGACTTGGGCATCACCGGGATTATGGGGGTTGCTACGATAttgatggtggtgttgttggtgtgGGAGTCT CTATTCGCTTGTATTTTATTGTAA
- the RSM25 gene encoding mitochondrial 37S ribosomal protein mS23 (BUSCO:EOG09264X41; EggNog:ENOG503NVAN; COG:J), which yields MKIQSQAATVLERTSAYLKSGLLKNKPVWFDVVANHPPDRDLTRVPKTLLNSSYQDPMNRVKGNKTRLSDQELRTKNNKAHRIPKLKFVEDELRNLFYKRHPWEFSRPKVLIENEGNDNTQCDWSHMVQFNKPLDGESVVQRTMWLLKNSNRDLFESYDQARFEFYRLRMEEEMQSAVSREESGMFGAVFPTTNLQHGVQQEQVFVDDWAVLAAEKTTARRATAISKTAESKDATKSIFEEGEERSV from the coding sequence ATGAAGATCCAAAGCCAGGCAGCCACGGTGCTTGAGCGCACGTCCGCATACTTGAAGTCGggcttgttgaagaacaagccTGTATGGTTTGACGTGGTGGCCAACCATCCTCCCGACAGAGATTTGACCCGGGTCCCCAAGACGCTCTTAAACTCCTCGTACCAAGATCCCATGAACAGAGTAAAAGGCAACAAAACCAGATTAAGCGACCAAGAGTTGCGTACAAAGAACAACAAGGCTCACCGGATtcccaagttgaagtttgtggaggaCGAATTGAGAAACTTGTTTTACAAAAGACATCCCTGGGAGTTTTCGAGGCCCAAAgtgttgattgaaaatgaaggGAATGACAATACACAATGTGACTGGAGCCACATGGTCCAGTTCAACAAGCCTTTGGACGGAGAGTCGGTGGTCCAGAGAACCatgtggttgttgaagaacagTAATAGAGACTTATTTGAAAGTTATGATCAAGCCAGGTTTGAGTTTTATCGGTTGAGaatggaagaagagatgcAAAGTGCCGTAAGCAGAGAAGAAAGCGGTATGTTTGGGGCGGTGTTTCCAACGACGAACTTGCAGCACGGGGTGCAACAAGAacaggtgtttgtggatgattGGGCAGTGTTGGCGGCAGAAAAGACCACTGCTCGGAGGGCTACTGCCATCAGTAAGACGGCGGAGAGTAAGGATGCAACCAAGTCGATATTCGAGGAGGGGGAGGAGAGAAGCGTGTAA
- the YFH1 gene encoding Mitochondrial matrix iron chaperone (EggNog:ENOG503P5HA; COG:P; BUSCO:EOG092659DX) gives MPVGYGHECQESRFRPYTVDRLGNDIDSKIDQISNAQYDDISNHYLDTLSDEIDLISETHENVEFDLNQGVLTLSTGSGTYVINRQPPNKQIWLSSPLTGPNRYDLIGGKWKSLRDNGELTQLLSRELSDILGTSIQLQLDN, from the exons ATGCCTGTTGGTTATGGGCATGAGTGTCAAGAATCTCGGTTCAG ACCCTACACCGTGGACCGGCTAGGCAACGATATTGACTCCAAGATCGACCAGATTTCTAACGCCCAGTACGACGATATCTCCAACCATTACCTCGACACCCTCAGCGACGAAATCGACCTTATTTCCGAAACCCACGAAAATGTCGAATTCGACTTGAACCAAGGTGTGTTAACATTGAGCACCGGTAGTGGAACCTATGTTATTAACAGACAGCCTCCCAACAAACAAATCTGGCTCAGCTCGCCATTGACGGGACCCAACCGGTACGATCTTATTGGTGGGAAATGGAAGTCGTTGCGAGACAACGGAGAGTTGACCCAGCTCCTATCCAGAGAATTGTCGGATATTTTGGGCACCTCCATCCAATTACAATTGGACAATTAA
- a CDS encoding uncharacterized protein (COG:S; EggNog:ENOG503PGZH): MPEAQTLTVKIRLSSHILRDLDTCDSDLSSLELELNKALETPDTSLSVPQFPVTLRYSPQKFQSHTAAVVPVSPNSSIKDEPKVKQLPSTQNDIGSDPKPATFSVPATPASQAPSVGSWSPESAYRTIPPNLILVLRREFGLLNETAEEMSMIEKIIFTLRDPLSATRIGLPVKAVVCNHFECFDFDNFCVFNRIPTGIKTVLRKDLIRRSNEMKKRDKQVATTTGSRGKTDIVSLTRNFVYKPNISGFNNFRKNSTGASQSYPIYRCPVCNKLFELNHLFISDVFNYFIKTTPSEIDRIELRDMVKYRIVEDDINDPHKNQTNAQAEEVIELLSDDDDTQSHSPQLQKEDISDSEATEEEVLVRKSDNNFWDSDDSFDDSFEESYRRYQDQYTAGAGAVRGSGSWEDPVTLD, translated from the coding sequence ATGCCAGAGGCACAAACTTTAACGGTCAAAATACGATTACTGCTGCACATTCTACGGGATTTGGATACGTGCGACTCAGACCTATCTTCACTAGAGCTTGAGTTAAATAAGGCCCTAGAGACTCCCGATACATCATTATCGGTGCCTCAGTTCCCGGTGACGTTGAGGTACAGTCCTCAGAAATTTCAGAGCCACACGGCTGCTGTGGTGCCTGTTAGCCCCAATTCTTCTATCAAGGATGAGCCTAAGGTGAAACAACTACCCTCCACCCAAAACGATATTGGAAGTGACCCCAAACCTGCCACCTTCTCGGTCCCCGCCACCCCGGCATCTCAGGCCCCAAGTGTAGGCCTGTGGAGTCCCGAGTCTGCGTACAGAACCATCCCTCCCAATCTTATTCTCGTACTACGACGCGAATTTGGTCTTCTTAATGAGACTGCAGAAGAGATGAGTATGATAGAAAAGATCATTTTCACCCTCAGAGACCCCCTTAGTGCCACCCGAATAGGTCTTCCTGTCAAGGCGGTGGTGTGCAACCACTTTGAATGCTTTGATTTCGACAATTTCTGCGTTTTTAATCGGATTCCTACAGGCATAAAAACGGTATTGCGTAAAGATCTCATCCGCAGAAGTAATGAGATGAAAAAGAGAGACAAACAAGTGGCTACAACCACCGGATCCCGTGGTAAAACCGATATCGTTAGCCTTACCCGAAACTTTGTCTACAAACCCAACATTAGCggcttcaacaacttccGCAAGAATTCAACAGGTGCTTCTCAAAGCTATCCAATTTATCGTTGCCCTGTTTGCAACAAACTCTTTGAATTGAACCACCTTTTCATCTCTGATGTGTTCAACTACTTCATCAAGACAACCCCTCTGGAAATCGACAGGATCGAGCTCCGAGACATGGTTAAGTATAGAATTGTTGAGGATGACATTAACGACCCCCACAAAAATCAGACCAATGCCCAGGCGGAAGAGGTGATAGAACTTCTTTCAGATGACGACGATACTCAAAGTCATAGTCCCCAGCTTCAAAAGGAAGATATTTCCGACAGCGAGGctacagaagaagaggtaCTTGTTAGAAAGTCAGACAACAATTTCTGGGATTCAGACGACAGCTTTGATGACAGCTTCGAGGAATCTTATAGACGGTACCAGGACCAATACACTGCCGGGGCTGGTGCTGTAAGAGGTTCAGGAAGTTGGGAAGACCCTGTGACACTCGACTAA